A single genomic interval of Halorubrum aethiopicum harbors:
- a CDS encoding DJ-1/PfpI family protein, with protein sequence MNVDVLLYDGFDELDGIGPYEVFDYAIDYAAEEDGGGVDETGRVRYVTLEERETVTASHGTRVGVDGVLPAPGDADAPDLLVVPGGGWNARDETASAWAEANRGAIPAALADHHEAGTRIASVCTGSMLLAESGVTDGRRAVTHAGAVDELRESGANVVDARVVDDGDLLTAGGVTSGLDLALYVVELEFGEEMADRVATVIEYERRYEVAGRE encoded by the coding sequence ATGAACGTCGACGTGCTGCTGTACGACGGGTTCGACGAGCTCGACGGGATCGGCCCGTACGAGGTGTTCGACTACGCGATCGACTACGCCGCGGAGGAGGACGGCGGCGGGGTCGACGAAACCGGTCGCGTCCGCTACGTCACCCTCGAGGAGCGCGAGACGGTGACCGCGAGCCACGGGACCCGCGTCGGGGTCGACGGCGTCCTCCCCGCGCCCGGCGACGCCGACGCGCCCGATCTGCTCGTCGTTCCGGGCGGCGGATGGAACGCGCGCGACGAGACCGCGAGCGCGTGGGCGGAGGCGAACCGCGGGGCGATCCCGGCCGCGCTCGCCGACCACCACGAGGCGGGCACCCGGATCGCGAGCGTCTGTACCGGGTCGATGCTGCTCGCGGAGTCGGGGGTCACGGACGGCCGCCGGGCGGTCACGCACGCCGGCGCGGTGGACGAGCTCCGCGAGTCGGGCGCGAACGTGGTCGACGCGCGCGTCGTCGACGACGGCGACCTCCTGACCGCGGGCGGAGTCACCTCGGGGCTCGACCTGGCGCTGTACGTCGTCGAACTGGAGTTCGGCGAGGAGATGGCCGACCGGGTCGCGACCGTGATCGAGTACGAGCGGCGCTACGAGGTGGCGGGTCGGGAGTGA
- a CDS encoding winged helix-turn-helix transcriptional regulator, with the protein MSDTRSRIRSHVRETPGVHFNRVSRELDVATGQAQYHLRRLVRDDELAVERVAGRAHYFDPTFDPWERRTIAFLRRETARAILLRLHAEGSTRPSALADDLDLARSTVSWHVSNLVDAGIIEKSADRPMTVSLARPERTAELLDAVSPSLPDRIVDRFVRTVDSLLE; encoded by the coding sequence ATGTCGGACACCAGATCCCGGATCCGGAGCCACGTCCGGGAGACGCCGGGCGTCCACTTCAACCGCGTGAGCCGGGAGCTCGACGTCGCGACCGGGCAGGCGCAGTACCACCTCCGGCGGCTCGTCCGCGACGACGAGCTCGCCGTCGAGCGCGTCGCCGGCCGCGCCCACTACTTCGATCCGACGTTCGACCCGTGGGAGCGCCGGACGATCGCGTTCCTCCGCCGGGAGACCGCACGGGCGATCCTCCTCCGACTCCACGCCGAGGGGTCGACCCGCCCGTCGGCGCTCGCGGACGACCTCGACCTCGCGCGGAGCACCGTCTCCTGGCACGTCTCGAACCTCGTCGACGCCGGGATAATCGAGAAGTCCGCGGACCGGCCGATGACGGTCTCGCTGGCGCGACCCGAGCGGACCGCCGAGCTGCTCGACGCCGTCTCCCCGTCGCTGCCCGACCGGATCGTCGACCGGTTCGTCCGCACCGTCGACAGCCTCCTCGAGTGA
- a CDS encoding universal stress protein: MTLVVVPVRYPLTDHSEATLREGVRVAEERDAALTVLHVDLYQNSGGVSRSDLKRAVERRVGRVDRARFVIRRGFLVEETILEEIVAEDADVVVIGSKQAGRWRRMVQKLLSDPDIDSYLRDQLDCTVITVDGSGETVSHVDG, encoded by the coding sequence ATGACTCTGGTCGTGGTGCCCGTTCGGTATCCCCTGACGGACCACTCGGAGGCGACGCTCCGGGAGGGGGTTCGCGTCGCCGAGGAGCGCGACGCCGCACTCACCGTCCTCCACGTCGACCTGTATCAGAACAGCGGCGGCGTCTCGCGAAGCGACCTCAAACGCGCCGTCGAGCGACGGGTCGGTCGGGTCGACCGCGCCCGGTTCGTGATCCGGCGCGGCTTCCTCGTCGAGGAGACGATCCTCGAGGAGATCGTCGCCGAGGACGCCGACGTCGTCGTCATCGGGTCGAAGCAGGCGGGTCGCTGGCGGCGCATGGTCCAGAAGCTCCTCTCCGATCCCGACATCGACTCCTACCTCCGCGACCAGCTCGACTGTACGGTGATCACGGTCGACGGCTCCGGCGAAACCGTGTCACACGTCGACGGCTGA
- a CDS encoding DUF7471 family protein, translating to MRPPTAALSVAGRGVEGSLPILAVVVVAGIGTGLLFLVSLVAYGRRRSRRHLLISVAVGALLARSVVGAGTVLGYVPMPVHHFLAHSLDFLTAATVLYAVYAYAPGSVPNASG from the coding sequence ATGCGTCCGCCGACAGCAGCCCTCTCGGTCGCCGGTCGGGGCGTCGAGGGGTCGCTCCCGATACTGGCCGTCGTCGTCGTGGCGGGGATCGGGACCGGCCTTCTCTTCCTCGTGAGCCTCGTCGCGTACGGCCGCCGCCGGAGCCGCCGGCACCTGCTCATCAGCGTCGCCGTGGGGGCGCTGTTGGCGCGCTCCGTCGTCGGCGCGGGGACCGTCCTCGGCTACGTGCCGATGCCGGTCCACCACTTCCTCGCGCACAGCCTCGACTTCCTGACCGCCGCGACCGTGCTCTACGCGGTGTACGCGTACGCGCCGGGATCGGTCCCGAACGCGTCGGGGTGA
- a CDS encoding SCO family protein has product MRRRALLGGIGAAATTTVAGCTTRLSSGGSEGVVLDPQEDQIADAEDLSYPAYGQPLPDFALRAPLADETIDAGDLDRTAVVTAVFTSCPAECGVLIHRLVGVQRRVAEAGLTDEVVFLPITFDPERDDERALRENAESLGVDLAAGNWHYLRPASPAEAKTVVEDRLGIGFERTTESDRLEGYDFTHAVVTLLVNPDGIVERAYRGERVDRDRVADDVAAVVDAFSTD; this is encoded by the coding sequence ATGAGACGCCGAGCGCTGCTCGGAGGGATCGGCGCGGCCGCGACGACGACCGTCGCGGGCTGTACGACGCGGCTGTCGAGCGGCGGATCCGAGGGGGTCGTCCTCGATCCGCAGGAGGACCAGATCGCCGACGCCGAGGACCTGTCGTACCCGGCCTACGGCCAGCCGCTGCCAGACTTCGCGCTTCGCGCGCCGCTCGCCGACGAGACGATCGACGCCGGAGACCTCGATCGGACCGCGGTCGTCACGGCGGTCTTCACCTCGTGTCCCGCGGAGTGCGGGGTCCTGATTCACCGTCTCGTCGGGGTTCAACGGCGGGTCGCCGAGGCGGGGCTGACCGACGAGGTCGTCTTCCTGCCGATCACGTTCGACCCCGAGCGCGACGACGAGCGGGCGCTCCGCGAGAACGCCGAGTCGCTCGGGGTCGACCTGGCGGCCGGCAACTGGCACTACCTGCGGCCGGCCTCGCCCGCGGAGGCGAAGACGGTGGTCGAGGACCGACTGGGGATCGGCTTCGAGCGGACGACGGAGAGCGACCGGCTCGAGGGGTACGACTTCACGCACGCCGTGGTGACGCTGCTCGTCAACCCGGACGGGATCGTCGAGCGGGCCTACCGCGGCGAACGCGTCGACCGGGACCGCGTCGCCGACGACGTCGCCGCGGTGGTCGACGCGTTCTCGACCGACTGA
- a CDS encoding MBL fold metallo-hydrolase, which translates to MSLVEVLGTAQDAGVPHLGCRCGNCAAARADPRRARYASAVRLNVEDAGRYLFDATPDVRFQTVDVPDGVFLTHAHLGHLTGLSYFGRESVDADELPVYATPGLGDVIRNNEPLRSLVTDRNVEVRSVTDGDPVALEGTSVTPIRVEHRESLPTGTLAYRIDGPNRSLLYVSDVDALTAHSESLIRDVDVALVDGTFWSRDEIDRVDDVPHPTVRSSMEVLDGVDTEVLFTHLNHTNPLLDPTSDARERLESAGFRVAERGDVVEL; encoded by the coding sequence GTGAGTCTCGTCGAAGTCCTCGGCACCGCCCAGGACGCCGGAGTTCCCCATCTCGGCTGCCGGTGTGGGAACTGCGCGGCCGCGCGCGCCGATCCCCGACGGGCGCGGTACGCGAGCGCCGTCCGCCTGAATGTGGAGGACGCCGGCCGGTATCTGTTCGATGCGACGCCGGACGTTCGGTTCCAGACGGTCGACGTCCCCGACGGCGTGTTCCTGACGCACGCCCACCTCGGGCATCTCACCGGACTGTCGTACTTCGGACGCGAGTCGGTCGACGCGGACGAACTGCCGGTGTACGCCACGCCCGGACTCGGGGACGTGATCCGGAACAACGAGCCGCTGCGGTCGCTCGTGACGGACCGGAACGTGGAGGTACGGTCGGTCACGGACGGCGATCCCGTCGCCCTCGAGGGGACCTCGGTCACGCCGATCCGCGTCGAGCACCGCGAGTCGCTCCCGACCGGGACGCTCGCGTATCGGATCGACGGGCCGAACCGGTCGCTCCTGTACGTGAGCGACGTCGACGCGCTGACGGCTCATTCCGAGTCCCTGATCCGGGACGTCGACGTGGCCCTCGTCGACGGGACCTTCTGGAGTCGAGACGAGATCGACCGCGTGGACGACGTCCCCCATCCGACGGTCCGGTCCTCGATGGAGGTCCTCGACGGCGTCGACACCGAGGTCCTGTTCACTCATCTGAACCACACGAACCCGCTTCTCGATCCGACCTCGGACGCACGCGAGCGGCTGGAGTCGGCCGGGTTCCGCGTCGCCGAGCGCGGCGATGTCGTCGAGCTGTAA
- a CDS encoding PAS domain S-box protein: MSTDPTIRVLHVDDASGFTDVVSEFLVREDSRIRVRTAESAEEGLTRLEETDFDCVVSDYEMPGKNGLQFLHDVRETHSDMPFILFTAKGSEEIASDAISAGVTDYLRKEGGSGQYTLLAHRIANAVSQYRSKREIETSQKRLSLFFERSPLGAIEWNDDFEVIRINETGEEILGYDEAELVGSSWRRLVPESEQDAVAKVLSELDSTAAVNDSEYETVTKGGERLVCEWHHRVVRNDHGDAVTTFSKFQDVTDRVERRRQLARERAFTEQALDTLDDLFYVLDADGDLQRWNERLARETGFADEELLDRDVLEFFAEDHRQRVTEAIETTIDTGTATVEADVLTADRGRVSYELTGQRLVDPDGDFLGLAGIGRDLSDRKARERELEFARDLLDKTEQIADVGGWQIDTTTNEVYWSDHLFEMIGIEGEEEPPLEDALDVYVDADRPIVEQAIEDAIAAGDSFDVEARFQRSDDEIRWFRILGEPVFDDGDVVQLRGAVQDVTDRKRHEHDLERAREEYEQLFNGMNDTGWVVDLDGRFLAVNDTAVERTGYSREELLSMGSSDIDAHLDDDDIATLIDELSEDETQVLETVHRTKRGEEIPVELSSTMITYDGEPAILTIGRDITERKERERRLEQFASTVSHDLRNPLSVAEGHVELARDDCESDHLDGIAEAHERMETLIEELLTLAREGNTIGSTETVDLGTFVTDCWEDLDTAEGSLENETSRRIAADGSRLKQLVENLVRNAIEHAGTTVTVTVGDLEDGFFIEDDGDGIPEDRRDDVFRPGYSTAEGGTGFGLSIVKEIADAHGWEVRVTEGSAGGARFEFTGVEPAD; encoded by the coding sequence ATGTCAACCGATCCAACCATCCGCGTTCTCCACGTCGACGACGCCTCCGGGTTCACGGACGTCGTCTCCGAGTTCCTCGTCCGGGAGGACTCCCGGATCCGCGTTCGGACGGCCGAAAGCGCCGAGGAGGGGTTGACACGGCTCGAGGAGACCGACTTCGACTGCGTCGTCTCCGACTACGAGATGCCCGGAAAGAACGGGCTCCAGTTCCTCCACGACGTCCGCGAAACGCACTCGGACATGCCGTTCATCCTGTTCACGGCCAAGGGGAGCGAGGAGATCGCCAGCGACGCGATCTCCGCCGGCGTCACGGACTACCTCCGGAAGGAGGGAGGATCCGGCCAGTACACGCTGCTCGCACACCGGATCGCGAACGCGGTCTCGCAGTACCGCTCCAAGCGGGAGATCGAGACCAGTCAGAAACGCCTCTCGCTGTTCTTCGAACGCTCCCCCCTCGGGGCCATCGAGTGGAACGACGACTTCGAGGTCATCCGGATCAACGAGACCGGCGAGGAGATCCTCGGCTACGACGAAGCCGAACTCGTCGGCAGTTCGTGGCGACGACTCGTCCCCGAGTCCGAGCAGGACGCCGTCGCGAAGGTCCTCTCGGAGCTGGATTCCACCGCCGCCGTCAACGACAGCGAGTACGAGACGGTCACGAAGGGCGGCGAGCGCCTCGTCTGTGAGTGGCACCACCGCGTCGTCAGGAACGACCACGGCGACGCGGTGACGACGTTCTCGAAGTTCCAGGACGTCACCGACCGGGTGGAACGCCGACGGCAGCTCGCACGGGAGCGCGCGTTCACGGAACAGGCGCTCGACACCCTCGACGACCTGTTCTACGTGCTCGACGCCGACGGAGACCTCCAGCGATGGAACGAGCGACTCGCGCGGGAAACCGGGTTCGCGGACGAGGAGCTGCTCGATCGGGACGTGCTCGAGTTCTTCGCCGAGGACCACCGCCAGCGGGTAACCGAGGCGATCGAGACGACGATCGACACGGGGACCGCGACGGTCGAGGCCGACGTGCTCACCGCGGACCGGGGGCGAGTCTCCTACGAGCTCACCGGCCAACGGCTGGTCGATCCGGACGGCGACTTCCTCGGACTCGCCGGGATCGGCCGCGACCTGTCCGATCGGAAGGCGCGTGAGCGAGAGCTCGAGTTCGCTCGCGACCTGTTGGACAAGACGGAGCAGATCGCGGACGTCGGCGGCTGGCAGATCGACACGACGACGAACGAGGTGTACTGGTCCGACCACCTGTTCGAGATGATCGGGATCGAGGGAGAGGAGGAACCTCCGCTCGAGGACGCGCTCGACGTCTACGTCGACGCGGACCGCCCGATAGTCGAGCAGGCGATCGAGGACGCGATCGCCGCCGGCGACTCCTTCGACGTGGAGGCACGGTTCCAACGAAGCGACGACGAGATCCGGTGGTTCCGCATACTCGGCGAGCCGGTCTTCGACGACGGCGACGTGGTACAGCTACGCGGCGCGGTCCAGGACGTCACCGATCGGAAGCGACACGAGCACGACCTGGAACGGGCGAGAGAGGAGTACGAGCAGCTGTTCAACGGCATGAACGACACGGGGTGGGTCGTCGACCTCGACGGGCGGTTCCTCGCCGTGAACGACACGGCCGTCGAGCGAACCGGCTACTCGAGAGAGGAGCTCCTCTCGATGGGCTCTTCGGACATCGACGCGCACCTCGACGACGACGACATCGCGACGCTCATCGACGAGCTCTCGGAGGACGAAACGCAGGTCCTCGAGACGGTCCACCGAACCAAACGGGGCGAGGAGATCCCCGTCGAGCTCAGTTCCACGATGATCACGTACGACGGCGAGCCGGCGATCCTGACCATCGGCCGGGACATCACCGAGCGAAAGGAGCGCGAACGCCGGTTGGAACAGTTCGCGTCCACGGTCAGTCACGACCTCCGAAACCCGCTCAGCGTCGCGGAAGGCCACGTCGAACTCGCCCGGGACGACTGCGAAAGCGATCACCTCGACGGGATCGCGGAGGCACACGAACGGATGGAGACGCTCATCGAGGAACTCCTCACCCTGGCGCGGGAGGGGAACACGATCGGGTCGACGGAGACGGTGGATCTCGGGACCTTCGTGACCGACTGCTGGGAGGACCTCGACACCGCCGAGGGGTCCCTCGAGAACGAGACCTCACGGCGGATCGCGGCCGACGGCTCCCGTCTCAAACAGCTGGTAGAGAACCTGGTTCGGAACGCGATCGAGCACGCCGGGACGACGGTGACGGTCACCGTCGGCGACCTCGAGGACGGCTTCTTCATCGAGGACGACGGTGACGGGATCCCCGAGGACCGGCGCGACGACGTGTTTCGACCGGGGTACTCCACGGCCGAGGGTGGGACCGGGTTCGGACTCAGCATCGTCAAGGAGATCGCGGACGCACACGGGTGGGAGGTTCGGGTGACCGAGGGCTCTGCCGGCGGCGCACGGTTCGAGTTCACCGGCGTCGAACCGGCCGACTGA
- a CDS encoding pyridoxamine 5'-phosphate oxidase family protein, with amino-acid sequence MDRVEYVYTGGMTESDVDDRLRAGEHGVLGLADGNDAYAIPLSYHYDGDRFLLRVSDHDDESEKRRFLETTDRATFVCHEASTSESWSIHVRGPIREWEGDADEATLNEWFPPFRLFDETVQNVEFSLYELRMETVVGRETIE; translated from the coding sequence ATGGACCGCGTCGAATACGTGTACACCGGCGGGATGACCGAGTCCGACGTCGACGACCGCCTGCGGGCGGGCGAACACGGCGTTCTGGGACTGGCGGACGGGAACGACGCGTACGCGATCCCGCTGAGTTACCACTACGACGGCGACCGGTTTCTCCTCCGAGTGAGCGACCACGACGACGAGAGCGAGAAGCGACGGTTTCTGGAGACGACCGACCGAGCCACGTTCGTGTGTCACGAGGCCTCGACGAGCGAGTCGTGGAGCATCCACGTTCGCGGTCCGATCCGGGAATGGGAGGGCGACGCCGACGAGGCGACGCTCAACGAGTGGTTCCCGCCGTTCCGCCTCTTCGACGAAACGGTCCAGAACGTCGAGTTCTCCCTGTACGAGCTACGGATGGAGACGGTCGTCGGCCGGGAGACGATCGAGTAG
- a CDS encoding M20 family metallopeptidase, with protein MASDAELEAIGEAVADLEDEAVEFLREMVRTPSVNPPGDYAAIVDLLAARYEEYGWDVEVEHAPEALVEELDLPHPRPNVLAYVTRGTGPTLALNAHIDTVPVEASNWTHDPFGGAVEDGRLYGRGARDSKGRIAAYTLAARALEASGLLPEDATLVLALTADEETGGEAGAGHVVESGALEADYAIVEGSTYAVEYASSGVLTLRVDVEGASAHAGLEPEEGANAVVAAARLVDALDAHGDDLAARESSIPGVGSATCTPATIEGGDATNVVPPTCSFTVDRRVPPDHDAAAAEREVREVVADADLPAGTSATVTALSRTKAFRSDPEDPHVRAVAANAERVIGDVPVRGTRGGSDAGHFHAGGTKAVKFGPGGRDSNVHGPDENLALDQLRDAAVVVAASVRDVGREEA; from the coding sequence ATGGCTTCCGACGCGGAACTCGAGGCGATAGGCGAGGCGGTCGCGGACTTGGAAGACGAGGCGGTCGAGTTCCTCCGAGAGATGGTTCGCACGCCGAGCGTGAACCCGCCGGGGGATTACGCCGCGATCGTCGACCTGCTGGCGGCGCGGTACGAGGAGTACGGCTGGGACGTCGAGGTCGAGCACGCGCCCGAGGCGCTCGTGGAGGAACTCGACCTGCCGCACCCGCGGCCGAACGTCCTCGCGTACGTGACCCGCGGGACCGGCCCGACGCTCGCGCTCAACGCCCACATCGACACGGTCCCGGTCGAGGCGTCGAACTGGACCCACGACCCCTTCGGCGGCGCGGTCGAGGACGGCCGGCTGTACGGCCGGGGCGCGCGCGACTCGAAGGGCCGCATCGCCGCCTACACGCTGGCGGCTCGGGCGCTCGAGGCGAGCGGGCTGCTCCCCGAGGACGCCACGCTCGTGCTGGCGCTGACGGCCGACGAGGAGACGGGTGGGGAGGCCGGCGCGGGCCACGTCGTCGAGAGCGGTGCGCTCGAGGCCGACTACGCGATCGTCGAGGGGAGCACCTACGCGGTCGAGTACGCCTCCTCTGGCGTGCTCACGCTCCGCGTCGACGTCGAGGGCGCGTCAGCGCACGCGGGTCTGGAACCCGAGGAGGGTGCGAACGCGGTGGTCGCGGCCGCGCGCCTCGTCGACGCGCTCGACGCCCACGGCGACGACCTCGCGGCCCGCGAGAGTTCGATCCCCGGCGTCGGGAGCGCCACCTGTACGCCCGCGACGATCGAGGGCGGCGACGCGACCAACGTCGTCCCGCCGACCTGCTCGTTCACGGTCGACCGCCGGGTGCCGCCGGACCACGACGCCGCGGCCGCCGAGCGCGAGGTCCGCGAGGTCGTCGCCGACGCGGACCTCCCGGCGGGAACGTCGGCGACGGTGACGGCGCTGAGCCGGACGAAAGCGTTCCGGTCGGACCCCGAGGACCCTCACGTCCGCGCGGTCGCGGCGAACGCGGAGCGGGTGATCGGCGACGTGCCCGTGCGCGGCACCCGCGGCGGATCCGACGCCGGCCACTTCCACGCCGGCGGGACGAAGGCCGTCAAGTTCGGCCCCGGCGGCCGGGACTCGAACGTCCACGGCCCGGACGAGAACCTCGCGCTCGACCAGCTCCGGGACGCGGCGGTCGTGGTCGCCGCGAGCGTCCGCGACGTCGGCCGCGAGGAGGCGTGA
- a CDS encoding pyridoxamine 5'-phosphate oxidase family protein: MSTDELLESSATRMADDRIRAFLTEQGVGTLALPDEDVPYLVPMSFGYDGESALYFAFLLFGSESRKEALSERAGSAAFLVYEARSPHEWRSVSLRGRIEAIDEDDDEDEEGGWADLREAMENAWHPDLFSSAEPMRGVHGYRFRIDEWTGIRQGGPSE; encoded by the coding sequence ATGTCCACGGACGAGCTTCTGGAGTCGAGCGCGACGAGGATGGCCGACGACCGGATCCGGGCGTTTCTGACCGAGCAGGGCGTCGGAACGCTCGCGCTCCCGGACGAGGACGTCCCCTACCTCGTGCCGATGTCGTTCGGGTACGACGGGGAGTCCGCGCTCTACTTCGCGTTCCTGCTTTTCGGTTCCGAGAGCCGGAAGGAGGCGCTGAGCGAGCGGGCCGGCTCGGCGGCGTTCCTGGTGTACGAGGCGCGATCGCCCCACGAGTGGCGGAGCGTGAGCCTCCGCGGGCGGATCGAGGCGATCGACGAGGACGACGACGAGGACGAGGAAGGCGGATGGGCGGACCTCCGGGAGGCGATGGAGAACGCCTGGCACCCGGACCTCTTCAGTTCCGCCGAGCCGATGCGGGGCGTCCACGGCTACCGGTTCCGGATCGACGAGTGGACCGGGATCCGGCAGGGCGGACCCTCGGAGTGA
- a CDS encoding type IV pilin, with protein MSPVIGVILMVAITVILAAVIGTFVLGLGDTLGDNQPTTQLDVSIEGEDGDGDRDLVIEHGGGDPIDSGTLDIIVTDEDDNEVSTSGEFSERFSVGDVETGDFDVDDTGNGENLRIRIIHQPSESILVDRTIEVDGIDGVENDDITFN; from the coding sequence GTGAGCCCCGTCATCGGGGTCATCCTGATGGTCGCTATCACGGTCATTCTCGCCGCGGTGATCGGCACGTTCGTGCTCGGTCTCGGCGATACGCTGGGAGACAATCAGCCGACGACGCAGTTAGACGTGAGTATTGAAGGTGAAGACGGAGACGGTGACCGTGATCTGGTCATCGAGCACGGTGGCGGTGATCCGATCGATTCGGGAACCCTTGATATCATTGTGACCGATGAGGACGATAACGAAGTATCGACATCGGGCGAATTCTCGGAGCGGTTTAGTGTTGGGGACGTAGAAACCGGGGACTTTGATGTAGATGACACCGGTAATGGTGAAAACCTCCGAATTCGCATCATTCACCAACCAAGTGAATCGATCCTCGTCGACCGGACGATCGAAGTGGATGGTATCGACGGGGTCGAAAACGACGACATCACGTTCAACTAA